The Rothia sp. SD9660Na DNA segment TTCAGGGAACAAGGCCCTGCTGGCTAAGCACGGAGTGGAGCTGGCAGCTGCTGCCGCCAAGAGCGGGGCCCAGCTCTCCTACGAGGCAGCGGTTGCCGGTGCTATCCCCATCCTGCGCCCCCTGCGCGACTCTTTGGCCGGTGACCAGATTACCCGCGTGCTGGGTATCATGAACGGCACCACCAACTACATCCTGGATCAGATGGACACCACCGGCGCCCAGTTCTCCGACGCCCTGGCCGAGGCCCAGCGCCTGGGATACGCTGAGGCTGACCCCACCGCAGATATCGAGGGCCACGACGCCGCCTCTAAGGCCGCAATCGTTGCCTCCCTTGCCTTCCACTCTGACTTCACCATCGACGACGTCCACTGCGAGGGCATTACCTCCATCACCGCCGACGACGTGGCGGCAGCAGCTGCCGATGGCTACGTCATTAAGCTCCTTGCTGTCTGTGAAAAGGACGGCGAGGGCGTCAACATCCGCGTGAACCCCACCCTGGTGCCCCGCACCCACCCGCTGGCGTCCGTCCACGGTGCTTTCAACGCTGTCTTCGTGCAGGCTGAAAACGCCGGTGAGCTCATGTTCTACGGCCCTGGCGCGGGTGGTACCCCTACAGCCTCTGCGGTACTGGGTGACTTCGTTTCCCTGGCTCGTCGCCTGGTGCTCGGTGGCCCCGGCATACCCGAGTCCTCCTTTGCCCAGCTGTCAGCGACCACCATGAACGATGTGGTCTCCCGCTACTCTGTGGGCATCGTCGTGGAAGACAAGCTGGGTGTTCTGGCCAACATTGCCCGTATCTTTGCTGAGCACGGTGTCTCTATCGAGACCATGCGGCAGGTTAAGGGTACCGGCGACGGCACCAGCGCTTCCATTCGTATCGTTACCCACCGCGCCACCGACGCTAACCTGCGCAAGACCATGGCCGTGGTGGACGCCCTCGATACCGTCCGCGACATCACCTCCGTTATCCGTGTAGAAGGCTAAACACCGATTCTTATGTCACTTCCCATGATCGACGGCTCAGACGAGCCCTTCGTCCAGCCCGATGTAATCCCCGTTGGCGGGCGCGTGACCGTCAAGGTCCCGGCCTCTTCAGCCAATCTTGGCCCTGGCTATGACTCTCTCGGTCTGGCCCTGGCCCACTATGATGACCTGACGGTCACCCGCGTGCCCGGGGCGGGGGAGTTGACCTTCGATCTCACCGGTGAGGGGGCTGACGAGGTTCCGCAGGACGCCAGCCACCTGGTTATCAAGGCCATGGTGACTGCCTGGAAGGCTGTGGGGCTTTTTGAGCTTCCCTCCCTGCACGTTCAGGCCCATAACCGCATCCCGCATTCTCGCGGTATGGGGTCGTCCGCTTCGGCCATCGTGGCCGGTGTGACCGCAGCGAACGGCCTGCTCCCCGCTGAGCTCCAGCTTGATGACGAGGCCGTACTACAGATTTGTTCGGGTATGGAAGGCCACCCCGATAACGTGGCCCCCTCCCTCTACGGCCACGTGGTGATTTCCTACGGGGACGACTCGGGCTGGCACTCCCTACCCGTACCGGCCCACCAAAATGTATTGCCGGTCATCGCAATCCCCGACTACGAGGTGCCGACCAAGGTGGCCCGCGGTCTCATCCCCGAGACCGTTCCCCATCGGGAGGCTGCCGCCAACTCTGGTCGTGCGGCCCTGCTGACCCAGGCGCTGGCGTCCTACCCCGACTACCTGCTGCCCGCAACCAGCGACCTACTGCACCAGTCCTACCGCGCCGTTGCCATGAAGCCCTCAGCGGCCCTGGTTAAGTACCTGCGCGGCAAGGGCTTTGCCGCGGTGATCTCGGGGGCAGGCCCCACCGTCATGACCCTGGCCAACGGGGCGGACGAACGCGCCCGAGTACGCGAGGCCATTGAGGCCTTCGCCACCGAGAGCGAGCCTAATCAGCACGAAAACCGGGCTGTAAGCTGGCGGGTGCTCGATATCGACATCGACACTAAAGGTGTTATGCTTACTTATGAGGAAACCGTCTAGGGCGATTCGGCCTCTTTGTGGCTGGGCACGTCTGAGCCGTCCTCATCCCACGGTTAAGCAGGTCTGGGGAAGCCTCAGCTCCTCACAACCTTTCATATTCGCCCCCGCTCACGTAGCCGAGGCAATCCCCACCGGGAGTACCGCCTACCGTTTGGTAACCGGGATACCGGTATTCGGTCATATGCTATTTTCGCTCACTGGCGGCTTTAGCGCCTGACCTCCTTGAATCAATCACTCGCCCGCTCTGGGCATGGCGCATCTGTTGCGCCAGAACAACCCGCGAAATCAACGACATTTCGAGAGAAGGAATCTTCGTGGCAGAAAACACCGACCTGACCGCAGGTACGGAGGCCGCAGCAGCGGCTGAGCAGAAGTCCCCCAGCCTGAGCACCCTCAAACTTGCTCAGCTCCAGTCCCTGGCCTCCCAGCTAGGTATTACCGGCGCCCGCCGCATGCGTAAATCAGACCTGGTTGAGGCCATTTCAGCCCACCAGCGTGGCTCAGCTGTAGCCGACCGTCCTGCTGAAACCGCAGACCAGGCAGAGAAGCCTAAGCGCACCCGCACCCGCAAGACCGCAGCCGAGAAGGGTGCCGAAGTAGAAGCTCCCGCCGAGGCCCAGGCCGAGACAGAGAAGCCTAAGCGCACCCGCACCCGTAAGACCGCAGCTGAGAAGGCTGCCGAAGCAGAGCCGCCCAAGGGGCAGGACGCCGCCGAGACTGGCGCAGAGGC contains these protein-coding regions:
- the thrB gene encoding homoserine kinase is translated as MSLPMIDGSDEPFVQPDVIPVGGRVTVKVPASSANLGPGYDSLGLALAHYDDLTVTRVPGAGELTFDLTGEGADEVPQDASHLVIKAMVTAWKAVGLFELPSLHVQAHNRIPHSRGMGSSASAIVAGVTAANGLLPAELQLDDEAVLQICSGMEGHPDNVAPSLYGHVVISYGDDSGWHSLPVPAHQNVLPVIAIPDYEVPTKVARGLIPETVPHREAAANSGRAALLTQALASYPDYLLPATSDLLHQSYRAVAMKPSAALVKYLRGKGFAAVISGAGPTVMTLANGADERARVREAIEAFATESEPNQHENRAVSWRVLDIDIDTKGVMLTYEETV
- a CDS encoding homoserine dehydrogenase, which encodes MGNTTIKVALLGAGNVGSQVARMLTEDAESLQDRIGAPVELIGIAVRDTSAKRHYEAAPELYTTDADALIDAADVVIELTGGIEPARTRILRALNAGKSVVSGNKALLAKHGVELAAAAAKSGAQLSYEAAVAGAIPILRPLRDSLAGDQITRVLGIMNGTTNYILDQMDTTGAQFSDALAEAQRLGYAEADPTADIEGHDAASKAAIVASLAFHSDFTIDDVHCEGITSITADDVAAAAADGYVIKLLAVCEKDGEGVNIRVNPTLVPRTHPLASVHGAFNAVFVQAENAGELMFYGPGAGGTPTASAVLGDFVSLARRLVLGGPGIPESSFAQLSATTMNDVVSRYSVGIVVEDKLGVLANIARIFAEHGVSIETMRQVKGTGDGTSASIRIVTHRATDANLRKTMAVVDALDTVRDITSVIRVEG